Proteins encoded together in one Argiope bruennichi chromosome 1, qqArgBrue1.1, whole genome shotgun sequence window:
- the LOC129975448 gene encoding uncharacterized protein LOC129975448, which translates to MMEELDFDDEVLSIHPDEDIKKIESIEVDVNSNFEHNSDSDSGEIDDEEEEEANDLEEGEIKDNSPVSKKKSEIACRFFKRGSCAFGSQCQYLHVSDSVYKMFDTNPQRRNDLQYGEHHDFPKPLIFPPNIPPPRPFMQPPISVAPKPDFHRQYETCEDNWEKGLEQAKILIRKANLKRKSDGCESKKFNVKNNKEEKLKGQHFTKTNLDNELDFDGKKYFEKSLTNKSLHREEAHDERRSNYRYQRRSNDKWVDPWRRSKSPLNKKRLRSLSGSPPSHSRKHSYASSTSSTSSSSSEIDDIYRRPYEKKSPRDQQRFVSRSRSISQSRQPKKRRISPKRSFNERRNSRSASRSFSRSPYRKGAFSSRTRSRSSSSSSCSDCQKSPAVENDDMKRISDKLSEQLYEKSPTRASPLLESDCETSEMTVSSASCTPLSSDFETESPHHSPSLKIKEEIIEDDTSFYPNKSKIFTDQKISNKNQSNLLRNQNLMQNEDDVKPTFLKKIHPCKNNGKKINNWDLKTGSADCKLKNASSYFNPVEKPASTPDFSKNKMLDDPELFFRHQGPRNSNNSCSIVQKVKPNKPEGAVIVAQKPNNNSESYGNASKLGSVRKQNIVLNLQPKSKDCFKPETLNKQQNADEMSTIHKKETASKREQLLNKLKLIDDAIARKKSSNAY; encoded by the coding sequence ATGATGGAAGAACTTGACTTTGACGATGAAGTATTATCAATTCATCCTGATGAAGatatcaagaaaattgaatcTATTGAAGTGGATGTTAATTCGAATTTCGAACACAATTCTGATTCCGATTCTGGCGAGATAGAtgatgaagaagaagaagaagcaaaTGATTTGGAGGAAGGGGAAATAAAAGACAATAGTCCAGTTTCAAAGAAGAAGTCAGAAATTGCTTGCCGATTCTTTAAACGTGGGAGCTGTGCTTTTGGATCTCAGTGCCAGTATCTTCATGTTTCCGATTCAGTTTATAAGATGTTTGATACCAACCCACAAAGAAGAAATGATTTACAGTATGGAGAACATCATGATTTTCCTAAACCATTAATTTTTCCACCAAATATCCCACCACCAAGGCCGTTTATGCAACCTCCTATTTCGGTTGCCCCAAAGCCTGATTTTCACAGACAGTATGAAACATGTGAAGATAATTGGGAGAAAGGTTTGGAACAAGCCAAGATTTTGATTCGAAAGGCCAACTTGAAGAGGAAAAGTGATGGTTGTGAATCAAAgaaattcaatgtaaaaaataataaagaggagAAGTTAAAAGGGCAgcattttacaaaaacaaatctTGACAATGAATTAGATTTTGATGgtaagaaatatttcgaaaagtcTTTGACCAATAAAAGTTTACACAGAGAAGAAGCACATGATGAAAGAAGATCAAATTATAGATATCAGCGAAGGTCAAATGATAAATGGGTTGATCCTTGGCGGAGGTCTAAATCACCTCTAAATAAAAAGAGACTGAGGTCTCTTTCAGGTTCTCCTCCATCTCATTCTAGGAAACATTCCTATGCATCATCAACTTCTTCTACATCCTCATCTTCATCTGAAATTGATGACATTTACAGAAGACCTTATGAGAAGAAATCACCTAGAGATCAACAAAGATTTGTATCAAGATCTCGATCAATTTCTCAATCTCGACAACCAAAGAAACGAAGAATATCTCCAAAACGCTCTTTTAATGAAAGGAGGAATTCGAGGTCTGCTTCTAGGTCATTTAGTAGATCTCCCTACAGAAAAGGGGCCTTTTCTTCACGCACACGTTCTAGATCGTCTTCATCGTCCTCATGTTCTGATTGTCAAAAAAGTCCTGCTGTTGAAAACGATGATATGAAAAGAATCTCTGACAAGCTCAGTGAGCAGTTATATGAGAAATCTCCCACTAGAGCTTCACCATTGTTGGAGTCTGATTGTGAAACTAGTGAGATGACAGTATCATCTGCATCTTGCACTCCTCTTTCATCTGATTTTGAAACAGAGAGTCCTCATCACAgtccatctttaaaaattaaggaagaaataaTTGAAGATGATACGTCATTCTAtccaaataaatctaaaatttttactgatcagaaaatttccaacaaaaatcAATCTAATTTGTTGAGAAATCAAAATCTGATGCAAAATGAAGATGATGTAAAGCcaacatttctcaaaaaaatacaTCCTTGCAAAAACAATggcaaaaaaataaacaactggGATTTGAAAACTGGTTCAGCTGATTGCAAGCTTAAAAATGCATCTTCATACTTTAACCCAGTTGAGAAACCTGCATCAACTCcagatttctcaaaaaataaaatgttggatgatccagaattattttttaggCATCAGGGTCCGAGAAATTCCAATAATAGTTGTAGCATTGTACAAAAAGTGAAACCTAATAAACCAGAAGGTGCTGTGATAGTAGCGCAAAAGCCTAATAATAATTCAGAATCGTATGGCAATGCATCTAAATTGGGGAGTGTTCGAAAacagaatattgttttaaatttgcagCCCAAATCTAAAGATTGTTTTAAACCTGAAACTCTCAACAAACAGCAAAATGCAGATGAAATGTCGACTATTCACAAGAAAGAAACGGCTTCAAAAAGAGAACAATTACTAAATAAGTTGAAGCTTATTGATGATGCTATTGCTAGGAAAAAGTCAagtaatgcatattaa